The sequence below is a genomic window from Halolamina litorea.
GACCCACGCGAGCGGAACCACGAGGTGAAGGTGAGGTCCGACTCGTCACGGGCCGCGGCGGGGTCGTCACCCGCATCGGCGTCGGCGTCGACGCGCTCCTCACGCCGCTCCAACAGCCGAGTGAACAGCGCGGCGTCGTCGGTCCACGGCGTCGGCGTCTTGCCCGAGAGCGTACGGACCAAAAAGCGCGAGGTGGGGTTCTTGACGAAGCCCGCGATCGGGACGCCGCGCTCGACGAACCTCTCGACGAGGCGGACGTAGTTCTCGACGAAGGCCTGCGGTGCCGCCTCCTTGGTCGCCTCCGCCAGCGCGGGGTCCCGGGACTCCCAGTTGAACAGCCGCTTGGGGTAGAGCGGCCCGTCGAGCAGGAGGAGGTCCTCGACGCTGTCGGCGTGTTCGAGCGCGTGGGAGGACTCCGCGAGGTAGAGTGCGAGTTCGTGGGTGACCTCGTCGGCGAACTCCCCGACTTCCGGGACGTGGAGGACCTGCCGACGGCTGTGGCCCTCGTCGTAGCGCTGCCAGTCGGTTCCGTACTCCCGTGTGGCGTCGTTGGCGTGGACGGTCGCGACCAGCGAGCGCGAACGGTGGAGGTCGAGGTCCGTCGGCGCCGACGCCATCGCGGCCTGTGCCACGTCGAGCAGCAGGCCGTTCTTGAACCCCGTCGGGTTCAGCGTGCCCGCGTCGAGGCCGTGAGTGGTCGGGAACGGGCGGTCGGCCAGCGCCACGTCGTCGACGGCGGCGGCCCGGAGCGCCTGCTCGCCGAGCGGTTCGACCACGACCCGGCCGTTCTCCCGCAGCGGGTCGAGCAGTTCCCACGCCGCGAGCGCGTGCTCGTCGTGGTCGGTGTCGTCGACGGTGCCCGCGATGGAGGCGGCGATGCGGGCGATGGTGTCGACGTGGATGGGGTCGAGCGTCACTGGGCGTCGGTGGGACGCCCCGCGGGAAAACTCCCTCGGCGCGCCGATACCGAAAAGCGAAGTAGCCCCCGACCCAAGCGCGGGCCATGGCTACGCTGCAGGAGTTCGCAACCCGGATCGCCGAGGACCTCCCCGAGATGGCGCGCCTGTTCGAGGGCGTCGTCACGCAGGACCCCCTGTCGGCCGTTTCGGTCGTGATGGGTGCCCTCTTCGTCGTCGCCGCCAGCGCGGCGCTCGGCCTCCTCGCGTTCGGCGGCGTGCTCGACCTCCTCGGCGCCGGCGCGACGCGGTAGTCGGCCGAAAACCGGTCCCCGTTCTCAGCCCTCGTACTCCCACTCCCGGAGCGCCTGCCGGACGAAATCCCCGCGCAGGTCCCGGAAGAGGTTGTCGCTACCGCCGTGGTCGCCGAACTCCCAGTCCCGCACGACGATCACGGGGGTGCCGCCGTCGCCCTCGCCGGAGACGAGGTTCGCGGCGCCCGCGAGTTCGTCGACGACGCTCTGGACGGTCACCTGCAGCTCGTGGCCGTCGCGGTCGGTCTCGCCGCGCCAGTCCCGCGAGGCGGGCATTCCCGCCCAGCCGAGCGTGACCGCGCGCTGGCCGTGCCGGAACGAGCGCCCGGAGGTGTCGGTCACTAGCACCGGCGGCGACGCGTCGAGGTTCTCGTGGATGCGCTCGGCCGACTCACTCGGCCGTTCGGGGAGGAGCAGCAGGTCGTGGTCCGGGACGTTCGAGCGATCGATCCCCGCGTTGACGCTGACGTGGCCGAAGGGCGCCTCGGTGAGGATGAAGGGGGCGTCCATCACCACGTCGGTGCTGTTCTCCAGCACGGCCTGGGCGAAGCGGGGGTCCTTCTCCTCGCCGGAGATCTCCTCGAGGTTGCGGGCCAGTTCCTTCGCTCGGGGGCCAGCGGGGAAGTCCGCGAGGTCGGCAGTCCGGCCTTCGGCCTTCGAGACGACCGTGGAGGCGACACAGACCACGTCGTCGGGCCGGAGGTCGACGCGGTCGTCGATCATCGCCGCGAGGTCGTCACCCTCGCGGATCTCCGGTAAGTCCGGGACGGCGAACAGTTCCATACCGTCCGGTCGGTGTGGCTGTGCAAAAGTCGTGTGGAAGGGAAGTGACTGGTCCGTGGAAAGCAACAAGAATACGTAGAGCCGCCCTAAACGTGCGAGCAATTGATGCGGGATCAGGACTTCCTCGACTCCGAGTGGGACTACTGCCTGGTGCTCGACGCCTGCCGGTTCGACGCCTTCAGTGAGGTCTACGACGAGTATCTCGATGGCGATCTGGAGAAGCGCCGCAGCGTCGGGTCGTCGACGCCGGAGTGGGCCTACCGGAACTTCACCGACCAGTACGACATCGCCTACTTCTCGGGGAACCCCTTCATCAACGATCTCGGGATCCCGCTGAACGAACTGAAGTGGGGCGCCAGCTGTGACTACGAGTGGACCGCCTCCGACCACATCTCGCAGGTGTTCGACGTGTGGAAGACCGGCTGGGACGACGACCTCGGGACGGTCCCGCCCGAGGGGATCAGCGAAGCGTTCCGGAACAACCGCGAGGCCGTCGAGGAGGCCGACCGGACCGTCCTACACTACATGCAGCCCCACGCGCCCTACCTCTCCCGGGGGAAGGGTCAGAAGCTCAAGCAGATCCAGAAAGGCATCCGAAAGCAGGAGGAGGCCGAGGAGAACGGCGACGGCGACGGCGGCGCGCTGGCGTCGATGAGCGATACGCTCCGCACCAACGTCGAGAGCGTCCTCGACGGCAGCGAACTCGCCCAGAAGGCCGGTCTCTGGCTCGAACTCGACCCCGCCGACGTGGTGAAAAACGGCACCCAGGAGGCCGCGATGGGGCTCTACGAGGAGAACCTCCGGATCGTGCTCGAGGACATCGCCGCGTTCATCGACGAACTCGACGGCGACGTGGTGGTGACCGCCGACCACGGCGAGGCGTTCGGCGAGCAGGGGGTATGGGAACACCACATCGAGACGTACATCCCCCCGCTGGTCGAGGTGCCGTGGCTGGAAGTCGAATAACGAACGACTGATACCGGGCCGGCGGCAAGCACCGCCGGGCGGCAGTGACGAGGGTTACCCCCACCGAGCCCCGTGTGACGATGGATTCTCCCGAGCCGCCCGTTCTACATCGCCGAGCGTCGAGCACGCCGAACGGTTGCTACCGCCGAACGCGCTCCGGTAGCCCGAGCACGTCGACGGCCGCCGACGCGACCGCATCGCGCTCGCCCTCGGGCGCGAACACGCCGAGTCGCCAGCCGTCGCGCTGTGCCGCCCGGATCGCACCGACCAGCCCGGAGGCCTCCTCCAGGCGCTGGACCACGCCGCCGACGACGACG
It includes:
- a CDS encoding coenzyme F420-0:L-glutamate ligase, encoding MELFAVPDLPEIREGDDLAAMIDDRVDLRPDDVVCVASTVVSKAEGRTADLADFPAGPRAKELARNLEEISGEEKDPRFAQAVLENSTDVVMDAPFILTEAPFGHVSVNAGIDRSNVPDHDLLLLPERPSESAERIHENLDASPPVLVTDTSGRSFRHGQRAVTLGWAGMPASRDWRGETDRDGHELQVTVQSVVDELAGAANLVSGEGDGGTPVIVVRDWEFGDHGGSDNLFRDLRGDFVRQALREWEYEG
- a CDS encoding DNA double-strand break repair nuclease NurA, producing the protein MTLDPIHVDTIARIAASIAGTVDDTDHDEHALAAWELLDPLRENGRVVVEPLGEQALRAAAVDDVALADRPFPTTHGLDAGTLNPTGFKNGLLLDVAQAAMASAPTDLDLHRSRSLVATVHANDATREYGTDWQRYDEGHSRRQVLHVPEVGEFADEVTHELALYLAESSHALEHADSVEDLLLLDGPLYPKRLFNWESRDPALAEATKEAAPQAFVENYVRLVERFVERGVPIAGFVKNPTSRFLVRTLSGKTPTPWTDDAALFTRLLERREERVDADADAGDDPAAARDESDLTFTSWFRSRGSSDEPMSVDGDAMGIERRLAPEAYEVTFCYLYDPRTDVTYKIEAPYAVTRDEETRAALTTQLLSEVATERGPPEAIGKADELAKIGAGEKTAIRRKFEETFGSESRMTYDRLRWDGED